The Mesobacillus jeotgali genome window below encodes:
- a CDS encoding DUF2768 domain-containing protein produces the protein MSPALLKMYISFVGMGSMILSLFAIYLSRYKLKGFFKIATAIIAYILMIIAGLIIFFVVFSGPTSE, from the coding sequence GTGTCACCCGCTTTATTGAAAATGTATATTTCTTTTGTTGGTATGGGCAGTATGATATTATCATTGTTCGCCATTTATTTAAGCCGCTATAAGTTAAAAGGCTTTTTCAAGATAGCCACGGCAATCATTGCCTACATATTGATGATCATCGCAGGGCTGATAATTTTCTTTGTCGTTTTCAGCGGCCCGACGAGCGAATAA
- a CDS encoding NAD(P)H-dependent glycerol-3-phosphate dehydrogenase: MERKSEKVAVLGAGSWGTALAMVLADNGHEVRLWGHNPVQIDEINLHHTNKKYLPEITLPATIIGHSSLQESLAGISTVILAVPTKAIREVIRKMIEVTSEPLVIVHVSKGIEPDSLLRISEMIEEEMPEDLLESVVVLSGPSHAEEVSLRHPTTVTVSSKNMGAAEKIQDLFINNNFRVYTNPDLIGVEIGGALKNIIALAAGISDGLGYGDNAKAALITRGLAEIARLGVKMGASPLTFSGLTGIGDLIVTCTSVHSRNWRAGNLLGKGQNLEEVLENMGMVVEGVRTTKAAFQLAEKYGVNMPITNALYSILFNGVNPKDAVDGLMSREKTHEMEDLADILGGKI; encoded by the coding sequence ATGGAAAGGAAGAGTGAGAAAGTAGCTGTTCTTGGGGCCGGGAGCTGGGGAACGGCTTTGGCAATGGTACTTGCCGACAATGGGCATGAAGTTCGTCTTTGGGGACACAACCCAGTGCAAATTGATGAAATCAATCTCCACCATACCAACAAGAAATACCTTCCTGAAATTACTCTGCCTGCAACCATCATTGGGCATTCTTCGCTTCAGGAGTCATTGGCCGGCATAAGTACCGTGATTTTAGCGGTTCCTACAAAAGCGATCCGTGAAGTGATCAGGAAGATGATTGAAGTAACTTCAGAACCTTTGGTCATTGTCCACGTCAGCAAAGGTATCGAACCCGATTCTTTGCTGCGTATTTCTGAAATGATTGAAGAGGAAATGCCTGAGGACTTGTTAGAAAGCGTTGTAGTCTTATCCGGCCCAAGTCATGCCGAGGAGGTAAGCCTGCGTCACCCTACAACGGTTACTGTATCTTCAAAGAACATGGGAGCAGCTGAAAAAATCCAGGACTTGTTCATCAATAATAATTTTAGAGTTTACACGAATCCAGATTTGATCGGTGTGGAAATTGGCGGGGCGCTTAAGAATATTATTGCACTTGCTGCCGGTATTTCAGATGGATTAGGTTACGGTGATAATGCCAAGGCCGCTTTAATTACCAGAGGTCTCGCCGAAATTGCCCGCCTTGGTGTCAAAATGGGGGCAAGTCCATTGACTTTTTCTGGTTTGACAGGAATTGGGGACCTGATTGTTACATGTACCAGTGTCCATTCCAGGAACTGGCGGGCAGGAAACCTGCTTGGTAAAGGCCAGAACCTTGAGGAAGTACTGGAGAATATGGGAATGGTCGTAGAAGGAGTCCGCACAACGAAGGCGGCTTTTCAGCTCGCAGAAAAGTATGGAGTCAATATGCCAATTACGAATGCGCTATATAGCATTCTTTTCAACGGCGTCAACCCAAAGGACGCTGTTGATGGGCTGATGTCCCGAGAGAAAACTCACGAGATGGAAGATCTGGCAGACATTCTTGGCGGGAAAATCTGA
- the der gene encoding ribosome biogenesis GTPase Der: MTKPVVAIVGRPNVGKSTIFNRIVGERISIVEDIPGVTRDRIYSSAEWLTHDFNIIDTGGIDLGDEPFLDQIRQQAEIAIDEADVIIFLVNGREGVTAADEEVAKILYRSNKPVVLAVNKIDNPEMRDMIYDFYALGFGEPFPISGSHGLGLGDLLDEAAKHFPKEKEDEYDKDAIKFSLIGRPNVGKSSLVNAILGEDRVIVSDIAGTTRDAIDSQVTYDGQKYVIIDTAGMRKKGKVYETTEKYSVLRALRAIERSDVVLVVINAEEGIIEQDKHIAGYAEEAGRAVIIVVNKWDAIEKDEKTMKEYEEKIRAHFQFLSYAPIVFLSAKTKKRIHTLMPMIDMASENHAMRVQTNILNEVVMDAVAMNPTPTDKGKRLKIYYATQVSVKPPTFVVFVNEPELMHFSYERFLENRIRDAFDFTGTPIKIFARQRK; this comes from the coding sequence ATGACGAAACCAGTGGTAGCTATCGTTGGACGTCCGAATGTCGGCAAGTCTACGATTTTTAACCGAATCGTTGGTGAACGTATTTCGATCGTTGAAGATATTCCTGGAGTAACGAGGGATCGTATATACAGTTCAGCTGAATGGCTGACACATGATTTTAATATTATTGATACTGGTGGCATTGATTTGGGGGACGAGCCTTTTCTAGATCAAATCCGCCAGCAGGCTGAAATTGCGATTGATGAGGCAGATGTCATCATTTTCCTTGTCAACGGCAGAGAGGGAGTAACGGCTGCTGACGAAGAAGTCGCAAAAATCCTTTATCGTTCAAACAAGCCTGTCGTCCTTGCGGTCAATAAAATTGACAATCCGGAAATGAGAGACATGATTTACGACTTTTATGCTCTTGGATTCGGAGAGCCTTTCCCAATCTCTGGTTCACACGGATTAGGTCTGGGTGATTTGCTGGATGAGGCGGCTAAGCATTTTCCAAAGGAAAAGGAAGACGAGTATGATAAAGATGCGATTAAGTTTTCCTTGATTGGCCGCCCGAATGTCGGAAAGTCTTCATTAGTGAATGCGATTCTTGGGGAAGACCGCGTCATTGTAAGTGATATAGCGGGAACGACAAGAGACGCAATTGACTCGCAGGTAACTTACGATGGACAAAAATATGTGATCATTGATACCGCGGGTATGCGCAAAAAAGGCAAAGTGTATGAAACCACTGAAAAATACAGTGTTTTAAGAGCCTTAAGGGCAATCGAGCGCTCGGATGTCGTCCTTGTTGTCATCAATGCAGAAGAAGGCATCATCGAGCAGGATAAGCACATTGCCGGGTATGCCGAGGAAGCAGGCCGTGCAGTCATCATCGTTGTCAACAAATGGGATGCCATTGAAAAAGACGAAAAGACCATGAAGGAATATGAGGAAAAAATCCGTGCCCATTTCCAATTCCTGAGCTATGCTCCTATTGTCTTCTTATCGGCCAAGACAAAGAAAAGAATCCACACTTTGATGCCGATGATTGATATGGCGAGTGAAAACCATGCAATGAGAGTCCAGACAAATATCCTGAATGAAGTCGTCATGGACGCTGTTGCAATGAATCCAACTCCTACAGACAAAGGGAAAAGGCTGAAGATTTATTATGCGACACAGGTATCAGTAAAGCCGCCTACATTTGTTGTCTTTGTCAATGAACCGGAATTAATGCATTTTTCTTATGAGCGATTCCTTGAAAACAGGATCAGGGATGCCTTTGATTTTACAGGCACACCAATCAAGATATTTGCGAGACAAAGAAAATAA
- a CDS encoding capping complex subunit for YIEGIA, which produces MMLEKFVLAAITTNPKKIPSGTAVFHCDSKEEMEKVAANLEAILDGIAHALTEDLYIIVKH; this is translated from the coding sequence ATGATGCTAGAGAAATTCGTCCTTGCCGCCATCACAACTAACCCTAAAAAAATACCATCCGGAACAGCCGTTTTTCATTGCGATTCAAAGGAAGAAATGGAGAAGGTTGCAGCGAACCTTGAAGCCATCCTGGATGGAATTGCCCATGCGCTGACTGAGGACCTTTACATTATCGTAAAACACTGA
- a CDS encoding YIEGIA family protein has translation MNEYTLPIVFGIAIGTLSRLFMLRTDYRQYPTYLHGKIIHVALGFIAAGLGTVAGPAIMEEEFTAITFLTLAASQFREVRNMERNTLTELDSYELVSRGKTYIEGIAIAFESRNYLVIFTSLVSTLAYLIFNIWAGIIAAIIAMFISHKLMSGGKLKDIVEIEYMEPRFDGAGLYVDNIYIMNIGLPERQKEVLRYGMGFILKPKNMNARSTIANLGQRQAVLHDLSTALGVYRDSGTPALVPLAKRDLDDGRVGVFVLPQERDIERALTVIGDVPTLENAIRMPSEKKSNEGSGAQ, from the coding sequence ATGAATGAATATACGTTACCAATCGTATTCGGAATTGCTATAGGAACCCTATCGAGACTTTTTATGCTGAGGACCGATTATCGTCAGTATCCAACATATTTACATGGGAAAATCATTCATGTAGCCCTTGGATTCATTGCGGCGGGACTTGGCACTGTTGCAGGGCCTGCAATCATGGAGGAAGAGTTCACGGCGATCACATTCCTGACCCTTGCTGCATCACAGTTCAGGGAAGTCAGGAATATGGAGAGAAATACTCTCACCGAACTTGATAGCTATGAACTGGTTTCCCGTGGAAAGACGTATATTGAGGGGATTGCGATTGCTTTTGAAAGCCGTAACTACCTTGTTATTTTCACCTCCCTTGTCAGTACCCTTGCCTATTTGATTTTTAACATTTGGGCAGGAATCATTGCGGCAATCATCGCGATGTTCATATCACATAAGCTGATGTCAGGCGGAAAGCTGAAGGACATTGTTGAAATCGAGTATATGGAACCAAGGTTTGATGGTGCAGGGCTGTATGTGGACAACATCTATATCATGAACATTGGTCTTCCTGAAAGGCAGAAAGAGGTTCTTCGTTATGGCATGGGATTTATTTTAAAACCGAAGAACATGAATGCCCGATCTACAATAGCCAACCTTGGGCAGAGGCAGGCTGTGCTGCATGATTTGTCAACAGCACTTGGTGTATATCGTGATTCTGGCACACCGGCGCTTGTTCCCCTGGCAAAAAGAGACCTTGACGATGGCAGAGTAGGAGTTTTCGTGCTGCCGCAGGAACGGGATATCGAGCGGGCATTAACAGTGATTGGGGATGTGCCAACACTGGAGAATGCGATCAGGATGCCTTCTGAAAAAAAGAGCAATGAAGGGAGCGGGGCTCAATGA
- a CDS encoding YpzI family protein, whose protein sequence is MGKDRQEKKLKNSGRVESDRDQALHYPGATKMQSPEEARSLNDGKYS, encoded by the coding sequence ATGGGCAAAGACAGACAGGAAAAGAAACTAAAAAACAGCGGACGAGTGGAGTCTGACCGCGACCAAGCTTTGCACTATCCAGGTGCCACAAAAATGCAAAGCCCTGAAGAAGCACGTTCGTTAAATGATGGCAAGTATAGTTAA
- the fni gene encoding type 2 isopentenyl-diphosphate Delta-isomerase: MSRSKRKWDHIQYALQTGQKRLTGFDDLKFVNQSLPGSKLDSVKLETEIGELSLSSPIFINAMTGGGGERTYRINRELAIAARETRSAIAVGSQMAALKDPDERRSYEVVREMHPHGIILANLGSEATVVQARAAIDMIQADALQIHLNVVQELTMPEGDRDFEGALARIVEIQQSVGIPVVVKEVGFGIGAEAAALLYSSGIRYVDVGGYGGTNFAEIENKRRNRLLTFFEDWGIPTAASIIETKSASQELSVIASGGIQTSLDIVKALAAGADAAAMAGYLLKTLMENGTEELIKEINLVKKELAIIMTALGVHTIGELKSVPLVIAGETYHWLEQRGIDTSTFARRQKK; the protein is encoded by the coding sequence GTGTCAAGATCAAAACGTAAATGGGACCATATACAATATGCCCTTCAAACAGGCCAGAAACGCCTAACCGGTTTTGATGATCTTAAGTTTGTAAACCAAAGCTTACCTGGATCAAAGCTTGATTCAGTAAAATTGGAGACTGAAATTGGCGAACTTTCTTTAAGTTCGCCAATTTTTATAAATGCAATGACAGGCGGCGGCGGAGAGAGAACTTACCGAATCAATCGTGAATTGGCTATAGCGGCAAGGGAAACTCGATCGGCCATTGCTGTAGGCTCGCAAATGGCTGCGTTGAAGGATCCGGACGAACGGAGAAGTTATGAAGTTGTAAGGGAAATGCACCCCCACGGCATTATCCTTGCCAATTTGGGCAGTGAAGCAACAGTGGTGCAGGCTCGAGCTGCAATCGATATGATCCAGGCGGATGCACTGCAAATTCATCTAAATGTAGTGCAGGAGTTGACAATGCCTGAAGGCGACAGGGATTTTGAAGGTGCGTTAGCGAGAATCGTGGAAATCCAACAAAGCGTCGGTATCCCAGTAGTTGTGAAAGAAGTGGGGTTTGGCATAGGTGCAGAGGCCGCTGCTTTACTTTACTCGTCAGGAATAAGATATGTTGATGTTGGGGGATATGGCGGAACCAATTTTGCAGAAATAGAAAATAAGCGGCGGAACCGTTTATTGACGTTTTTTGAAGATTGGGGAATCCCCACTGCTGCCTCGATTATTGAAACAAAGTCTGCTTCACAAGAGCTTTCTGTTATAGCTTCAGGCGGAATACAGACCAGCCTGGATATAGTAAAAGCCCTAGCCGCTGGTGCTGACGCAGCCGCAATGGCAGGGTACTTGCTTAAGACTTTGATGGAGAATGGGACAGAAGAGTTGATCAAGGAAATCAACCTGGTAAAAAAAGAACTTGCTATTATCATGACAGCACTGGGTGTACATACAATCGGTGAGCTAAAAAGTGTTCCTTTGGTCATAGCTGGAGAAACTTATCACTGGCTTGAGCAAAGAGGGATTGATACGAGTACATTTGCTAGAAGGCAAAAAAAATGA
- the rpsA gene encoding 30S ribosomal protein S1, translating to MSEDMNQIEVKNFEAGDRVKGQVTKVEEKQVLVNIEGSKLDGIIPISELSSLHVEKADDAVSVGDELDLEVQKVEEEALILSKRKVDAEKAWEELKGKFESGEVFEAEVKDVVKGGLVVDLGVRGFVPASLVESYFVEDFSDYKGKTLSFKIVELDQEKNRLILSHRAVVEEEQGKKKQDLLAAIQSGQVIEGTVQRITDFGAFVDIGGVDGLVHISQLSHEHVEKPSDVVSEGQQVQVKVLSVDRDNERISLSIKETLPGPWSDIDEKAPKGSTLEGKVKRLVSYGAFVEVFPGVEGLVHISQISHKHIGTPHEVLQEGQTVKVKVLDVNKADQRLSLSMKEFEERESNEAFDYELPEETKGFSLGDMIGDKLKNLKQ from the coding sequence ATGTCAGAAGATATGAACCAAATCGAGGTAAAGAACTTTGAGGCCGGAGACCGTGTTAAAGGCCAAGTAACGAAAGTCGAAGAAAAGCAAGTTTTAGTAAATATCGAAGGAAGCAAGCTGGACGGCATCATTCCGATCAGTGAGCTGTCAAGCCTTCATGTTGAAAAGGCAGACGATGCAGTTTCGGTCGGCGATGAGCTGGATTTGGAAGTACAAAAGGTTGAAGAAGAAGCTTTAATTCTTTCAAAGAGAAAAGTAGATGCTGAAAAAGCTTGGGAAGAATTAAAAGGTAAGTTTGAGAGTGGAGAAGTATTTGAGGCAGAAGTGAAAGATGTGGTAAAAGGCGGTCTGGTAGTGGATCTTGGTGTCCGCGGTTTCGTTCCGGCATCACTTGTAGAATCATACTTTGTTGAGGATTTCTCCGATTACAAGGGAAAAACGCTGAGCTTTAAAATCGTAGAGCTTGATCAGGAGAAGAACCGCTTGATTCTTTCTCACCGTGCAGTGGTGGAAGAAGAGCAAGGCAAGAAGAAGCAGGACTTGCTTGCGGCTATCCAATCTGGACAGGTTATTGAAGGCACAGTTCAAAGAATCACTGATTTTGGAGCGTTCGTGGATATCGGCGGAGTGGATGGACTTGTCCATATTTCTCAGCTTTCCCACGAGCATGTAGAAAAGCCATCCGATGTTGTTTCGGAAGGGCAGCAGGTTCAAGTTAAAGTGTTGAGCGTAGATCGTGACAATGAGCGTATATCACTATCTATCAAAGAAACACTGCCTGGACCATGGTCCGATATTGATGAGAAAGCTCCGAAGGGAAGCACTCTGGAAGGAAAAGTGAAGCGTTTGGTTTCTTACGGTGCATTTGTAGAAGTATTCCCTGGTGTTGAGGGCCTTGTCCACATTTCACAAATTTCTCATAAGCATATTGGCACTCCGCATGAAGTCCTTCAAGAGGGGCAGACTGTAAAAGTGAAGGTGCTTGACGTAAACAAGGCAGACCAAAGACTATCACTCAGCATGAAGGAGTTCGAAGAAAGAGAAAGCAATGAGGCTTTCGATTATGAACTTCCTGAGGAAACAAAGGGCTTCAGCCTGGGTGATATGATCGGAGACAAGCTAAAGAATCTAAAACAGTAA
- a CDS encoding lysophospholipid acyltransferase family protein, protein MTFYSFARSLVNSVLSPIYRIEVIGKENMPADGGVLLCANHIDNLDPPVVGITAPRPVHFMAKEELFSVPLLGKIVPHLNAFPVKRGMSDREALRKGLGILKDGKVLGLFPEGTRSKTGEMGKGLAGAGFFALRSEAHVVPCAIIGPYKAFKKLKVVYGKPIDMESIKEKKLNAEQTTDLIMSEIQALINKYK, encoded by the coding sequence TTGACGTTTTATTCGTTTGCAAGGTCATTAGTTAATTCTGTTTTAAGTCCAATATATCGGATTGAAGTGATTGGCAAAGAAAATATGCCAGCCGATGGCGGTGTGCTGTTATGTGCCAATCATATTGATAACCTGGATCCCCCTGTAGTTGGGATTACTGCGCCTCGTCCTGTCCATTTCATGGCGAAGGAGGAGCTTTTCTCTGTACCGCTACTTGGGAAAATTGTTCCTCACCTAAATGCTTTCCCGGTTAAAAGGGGAATGAGCGACAGAGAGGCTTTAAGAAAGGGCCTGGGAATTTTAAAGGATGGAAAGGTTTTAGGTTTGTTTCCAGAGGGAACAAGAAGCAAGACAGGTGAAATGGGCAAGGGACTTGCAGGGGCGGGCTTCTTTGCTCTTCGATCTGAGGCTCATGTTGTTCCGTGTGCGATCATCGGTCCATACAAAGCATTCAAGAAATTGAAGGTGGTATATGGGAAGCCAATTGATATGGAGTCTATTAAAGAAAAAAAGTTAAATGCAGAACAGACGACAGACCTAATTATGAGTGAAATACAGGCACTGATTAACAAATATAAGTAA
- the cmk gene encoding (d)CMP kinase, whose product MSRRISIAIDGPAAAGKSTVAKIVAEKLTYIYIDTGAMYRALTYKALNKGASLDNESQLIEILNDTVIELMPGEAGQKVLLDGIEVTNEIRSAEVTNQVSYVAVHELVRKEMVNRQQQFAVDGGVVMDGRDIGTHVLPNAEVKVFLLASVEERAQRRHSENIQKGFPSDLEKLKEEIAARDKIDSEREVAPLKKAHDAVEIDTTSLSIQDVVGKIMDLALERIG is encoded by the coding sequence ATGAGTAGACGAATTTCAATTGCCATAGACGGACCTGCAGCTGCAGGAAAAAGTACGGTTGCCAAAATTGTAGCCGAAAAACTGACATATATATACATCGATACAGGTGCGATGTACAGAGCACTTACATACAAGGCTTTAAACAAAGGAGCCAGCCTGGATAACGAATCACAATTGATTGAAATCTTAAACGATACTGTAATCGAACTGATGCCTGGAGAAGCAGGCCAAAAGGTTCTGTTGGATGGAATCGAGGTCACCAATGAGATTAGAAGTGCGGAGGTGACAAATCAAGTATCATATGTAGCGGTACATGAACTTGTCAGGAAAGAGATGGTCAATCGCCAGCAGCAGTTTGCAGTTGATGGCGGTGTCGTAATGGACGGAAGGGATATCGGTACGCATGTTTTGCCGAACGCCGAGGTAAAGGTATTTTTACTTGCGAGTGTGGAGGAAAGGGCACAGCGCCGTCATTCTGAGAATATTCAAAAAGGTTTCCCATCTGATCTGGAAAAGTTAAAAGAAGAGATTGCCGCACGTGACAAAATTGATTCTGAGCGGGAAGTAGCCCCTCTGAAAAAAGCGCATGATGCAGTCGAAATCGATACAACTTCTTTATCAATCCAGGATGTAGTAGGGAAAATTATGGATTTAGCACTTGAAAGGATCGGATGA
- a CDS encoding YpfB family protein — protein MKTFERILIKIAIIQFVFLVFAQVFFHEINAFPELKQITQYEGVTDNNHSEVLKSIRSKE, from the coding sequence ATGAAAACATTTGAAAGAATCTTAATCAAGATTGCCATTATCCAATTTGTTTTTTTAGTGTTCGCTCAAGTATTTTTTCATGAAATCAATGCTTTTCCCGAGCTTAAGCAAATTACTCAATACGAGGGTGTAACGGATAATAACCATTCTGAAGTCTTGAAGTCAATCAGAAGCAAAGAGTAA
- a CDS encoding flagellar brake domain-containing protein, whose product MIKIGDNIILEHKYSDSFEQYKCKLVERKGDDLYIDYPVNMNTNRTVFLLESTPLKANFVTDSGSHYYFDTEVKGRIKLNIPMVILSYPGNDRLIKVQRRQFVRVETSVDVAVYSSKGEFTPFTTVTDDISAGGTALLIDKKSSLKQGMEIECWFALPMQNGGFEYRKFRGKVVRIIDGPGHMNKASVQFFDSSGIDRQMLLRFCFERQLEMKKKGLPV is encoded by the coding sequence ATGATAAAAATCGGTGATAACATCATCCTTGAGCATAAGTATTCCGACAGCTTTGAACAATATAAGTGTAAACTTGTTGAGCGAAAAGGCGATGATTTGTACATTGACTATCCGGTAAATATGAATACCAACCGAACGGTGTTCTTGCTTGAGAGTACACCGTTGAAGGCTAATTTTGTTACAGATTCAGGTTCTCATTATTATTTTGATACCGAAGTCAAAGGCAGGATCAAGCTTAATATCCCAATGGTTATTCTCTCGTATCCAGGCAATGATCGCCTCATTAAGGTCCAGCGCAGGCAATTTGTCCGGGTGGAAACCTCCGTGGATGTGGCTGTTTATTCTAGCAAAGGTGAATTTACTCCATTCACCACTGTTACTGACGATATCAGTGCTGGAGGAACTGCATTGCTGATTGATAAAAAAAGCAGTTTGAAGCAGGGGATGGAGATTGAATGCTGGTTTGCCCTCCCGATGCAAAATGGAGGATTTGAATACAGGAAGTTCCGTGGCAAAGTGGTGCGGATCATCGATGGACCAGGCCATATGAATAAGGCCTCTGTACAATTCTTCGATTCTTCAGGGATCGACAGGCAGATGCTTCTCAGATTCTGCTTCGAAAGACAGCTTGAAATGAAGAAAAAGGGACTTCCTGTTTAA
- the ypeB gene encoding germination protein YpeB, which yields MLRGIAIAVLVIGIAGTAYWGYQEHREKTAVLINAENNYQRAFHDLTYQMDLLNDKIGTTLAMNSRSSLSPQLAEVWKITSQAHSDVGQLPLTLLPFNKTEEFLANVGNFSYKAAIRDLDKEPLTEKEYSTLKTLYEQSGEIQQDLRKVQHMVLENNLRWMDVELALATEKGQNDNTIIDGFKTVEKTVESYSETDFGPAQINLQKEDENFQKLPGKKISKEKAIQITRKYTPLSKGGKVKVTENGKGSDYGFYSVSIQNPETKLEANMDITKKGGYPIWFLLDRDVKNQKLSLNDASNKAIAFLKEHNFENLDLFESAQYDNIGVFTFVATQDDVRIYPDAINMKVALDNGDVIGFSAENYLKSHKAREIPQAGIEIGEAKKKVNPNLKVMDEKKAIIMNDINEEVLCYEFTGVLGNDTFRIYINAEDGTEEKVEKLHNAEPVYEDVV from the coding sequence TTGCTAAGAGGAATAGCCATTGCAGTCCTCGTCATAGGTATTGCCGGAACTGCCTATTGGGGTTATCAGGAGCACAGGGAAAAAACAGCCGTATTGATCAATGCTGAAAACAATTATCAACGGGCTTTTCATGATTTGACATATCAAATGGACTTGCTGAACGATAAAATTGGAACCACGCTTGCGATGAATTCAAGGAGCTCATTATCACCTCAGCTGGCGGAAGTCTGGAAAATCACTTCACAGGCCCATAGTGATGTCGGCCAGCTCCCATTGACACTATTACCCTTCAATAAAACAGAAGAGTTCTTGGCGAATGTCGGGAATTTCAGTTATAAAGCAGCGATACGGGATCTTGATAAAGAACCATTAACAGAAAAAGAATATTCGACGCTGAAAACTTTGTATGAGCAATCAGGTGAAATTCAACAGGATTTAAGAAAAGTCCAGCATATGGTACTGGAAAATAATCTCCGATGGATGGATGTAGAGCTTGCTTTGGCGACAGAAAAGGGTCAAAACGACAACACCATCATTGACGGTTTCAAGACTGTCGAGAAGACAGTTGAAAGCTATTCGGAAACTGATTTCGGACCAGCACAGATCAATCTTCAGAAAGAGGATGAAAATTTTCAAAAGCTGCCTGGCAAAAAAATATCTAAGGAAAAAGCGATCCAGATCACCAGGAAGTATACTCCGCTCAGTAAGGGCGGGAAGGTGAAGGTAACCGAAAATGGCAAAGGCTCGGATTATGGATTCTATAGTGTTTCTATCCAAAATCCCGAAACCAAGCTTGAGGCAAATATGGATATAACCAAAAAAGGGGGCTATCCAATCTGGTTTTTGCTTGATAGGGATGTGAAGAATCAAAAACTCAGTCTCAATGACGCTTCTAATAAAGCAATCGCCTTTTTAAAGGAACATAACTTTGAAAACCTGGATCTTTTCGAGAGTGCTCAGTATGACAACATCGGTGTTTTTACATTTGTCGCTACACAAGACGATGTCAGGATTTATCCTGACGCAATCAATATGAAAGTTGCGCTGGACAATGGAGATGTCATCGGCTTCTCTGCTGAGAATTATTTGAAATCCCATAAAGCAAGGGAAATTCCGCAGGCAGGAATTGAGATAGGCGAAGCAAAAAAGAAAGTCAATCCAAATCTTAAAGTGATGGATGAGAAAAAGGCCATTATCATGAACGATATTAATGAAGAGGTGTTATGCTACGAATTCACAGGAGTTCTTGGCAATGACACATTCAGGATTTATATCAATGCAGAAGACGGAACGGAAGAAAAAGTCGAAAAGCTCCATAACGCTGAACCAGTATATGAGGATGTGGTCTAA
- the sleB gene encoding spore cortex-lytic enzyme produces MAATALILSFVQFSQVDQRAEAFTSQVLQKGAVGDDVIELQSRLKHIGFYNGKIDGVFGWGTYWALRNFQYEFGLEIDGVAGWETKLKLAKATPNAKIAWGGETGGGTTGGGGGAQSQPAPKPAAATNTPNGFSQNDIQLMANAVYGEARGEPYTGQVAVAAVILNRVDSATFPNTVSGVIFEPRAFTAVADGQIWLTPNETAKKAVLDAINGWDPTGNAMYYFNPDTATSAWIWSRPQIKKIGKHIFCK; encoded by the coding sequence ATGGCCGCGACGGCTTTGATCTTGTCTTTTGTACAATTCAGCCAAGTCGATCAGAGGGCTGAGGCCTTTACCAGTCAAGTGCTGCAAAAGGGTGCAGTAGGAGACGATGTTATCGAACTTCAATCGCGTCTCAAGCATATTGGTTTTTATAATGGCAAAATCGACGGAGTATTCGGTTGGGGCACCTATTGGGCTCTGCGAAACTTCCAATATGAATTTGGTTTGGAGATCGATGGAGTTGCAGGATGGGAGACGAAACTCAAGCTTGCAAAAGCGACGCCGAATGCAAAAATCGCCTGGGGCGGCGAAACGGGCGGAGGCACAACAGGCGGTGGCGGAGGTGCCCAAAGCCAACCAGCACCAAAACCAGCTGCTGCGACAAATACTCCAAATGGGTTCTCTCAAAATGATATCCAGCTCATGGCCAATGCGGTCTATGGAGAAGCCAGGGGTGAACCTTATACCGGACAGGTAGCAGTGGCGGCAGTCATTTTAAACAGAGTGGACAGTGCTACTTTCCCGAATACAGTATCAGGGGTTATTTTCGAGCCGAGAGCGTTCACAGCAGTTGCTGATGGCCAAATCTGGCTAACGCCGAACGAGACGGCAAAAAAGGCGGTCCTTGATGCAATCAATGGCTGGGATCCAACCGGAAATGCTATGTACTATTTTAATCCCGATACAGCCACCAGTGCATGGATTTGGTCACGACCACAAATCAAAAAAATCGGGAAACATATTTTTTGTAAATAG